From the genome of Anopheles moucheti chromosome 3, idAnoMoucSN_F20_07, whole genome shotgun sequence, one region includes:
- the LOC128303348 gene encoding venom carboxylesterase-6-like, which translates to MILAIGLIFPFITAALCSTTSSVYIKNGPIVGEKRGEYYAFEGIPYAKPPLGKLRFASSELNDDRWTEPRNTTERGPVCIQWNHLNPNNDKLEGAEDCLYLNVYTRSIDPSAQLPTVVFIHGGALMFGTGNFYEPDHVMRRQLILVTFNYRLGPLGFLSTEDDVIPGNYGLKDQVTALRWIRENILSFGGDPDTVSIVGYSAGSASVHLHYLSPLSSGLFSSGIGHSGSALNPWVFAERSIEKAIRIGAVLGCPTRTTQALLSCLRKVPAEDIVRQVSHFLDFLYNPFSPFGVVVENEGPLNPHPFLTDSPRSLMKRGNIAKVPLILSVTQAEGLYPGAEFISDQTYLQRIDSQWNELMPSILDYKTAVPDPKKRNRLSDTIRNHYFKADERLTLNNFNVLIEIISNRLYFAGVTESAKLMHPFTNLYLYYDLYKSKYGVGEALSHHDQPGLLGVAHGDDVLLIFPSVLRETIPYTEEEIKVVDQFVAMYESFAKGDRPRFGADELPLQDSDEMVKFLKLNYPSSEIVRSEGMSDETFWNTLDFNDGPYPSTPEQVHTEL; encoded by the exons ATGATTTTAGCAATCGGTTTGATTTTCCCCTTTATAACTGCTGCTCTATGTAGTACGACTTCCTCCGTGTACATCAAGAATGGACCGATTGTTGGTGAAAAACGTGGAGAATACTATGCGTTCGAAGGTATTCCGTATGCGAAACCCCCGCTGGGTAAGTTACGCTTCGCATCATCGGAACTGAATGATGATCGCTGGACTGAGCCCCGGAACACGACAGAGCGAGGCCCCGTATGCATACAGTGGAATCATCTAAATCCGAACAATGATAAACTGGAGGGCGCTGAAGATTGTCTTTATCTAAATGTTTACACGAGATCGATTGATCCATCTGCCCAGCTACCTACGGTAGTGTTTATCCACGGAGGCGCATTAATGTTTGGTACCGGAAACTTCTACGAACCGGACCATGTAATGCGTCGGCAGTTGATCCTGGTTACTTTCAACTATCGACTAGGACCACTCGGATTTCTCAGCACCGAAGACGATGTGATTCCTGGGAACTATGGACTAAAGGATCAGGTGACCGCTTTACGATGGATTCGAGAAAACATACTATCATTCGGTGGAGATCCCGACACTGTCAGCATAGTGGGCTATTCAGCTGGTTCCGCTAGCGTGCATCTACATTATTTATCTCCTCTATCAAGTGGACTATTTAGCTCTGGCATTGGCCATAGTGGATCCGCACTTaatccttgggtattcgctGAGCGATCGATAGAAAAAGCCATACGAATCGGGGCAGTGCTAGGTTGTCCAACAAGAACGACACAAGCACTTCTAAGCTGTTTACGCAAAGTTCCGGCAGAGGACATCGTGCGGCAAGTGTCGCATTTTCTGGACTTCCTATACAATCCTTTCTCTCCATTCGGTGTGGTCGTGGAAAATGAAGGTCCTCTTAATCCTCATCCTTTTCTCACGGACTCTCCACGTTCGCTCATGAAGCGTGGTAACATTGCCAAGGTACCGCTGATACTTTCGGTTACACAAGCCGAAGGTCTGTATCCGGGAGCAGAATTTATAAGCGATCAAACGTATCTGCAACGGATAGATTCCCAGTGGAATGAGCTTATGCCAAGCATTCTTGACTACAAAACAGCCGTTCCCGATCCCAAGAAGCGTAATCGTCTATCAGATACAATTCGGAACCACTACTTCAAAGCGGACGAACGATTGACtttgaacaattttaatgTGCTCATTGAG ATCATTTCCAACCGACTCTACTTTGCAGGCGTAACCGAGTCAGCAAAGCTGATGCATCCTTTCACTAATTTATATCTTTATTACGATCTCTACAAAAGCAAGTACGGTGTTGGCGAGGCTCTATCCCACCACGATCAACCGGGATTGCTGGGAGTAGCGCACGGTGACGATGTGCTGCTTATATTCCCTAGCGTTCTTCGCGAAACCATACCGTACACAGAGGAGGAAATCAAGGTAGTAGATCAATTTGTTGCAATGTATGAATCCTTTGCCAAAGGAGATAGGCCACGCTTTGGGGCTGATGAATTACCATTGCAAGATTCTGACGAAATGGTGAAGTTTTTAAAACTTAACTATCCAAGCAGTGAAATTGTACGTTCCGAGGGAATGAGCGATGAAACGTTTTGGAACACTCTTGATTTTAATGATGGACCCTATCCTTCAACTCCTGAGCAAGTGCATACCGAGCTGTAG